In Actinomycetota bacterium, the following are encoded in one genomic region:
- a CDS encoding 5-methyltetrahydropteroyltriglutamate--homocysteine S-methyltransferase yields the protein MLRTTPPYRADHVGSLLRPPRLLAAREQHAAGRISADQLRAVEDEAIAEVVAMQEDVGLQSATDGEFRRSSWHMDYIYQLGGVSRGQEQLKVRFRNQDGTLEFLSAALRIDGKIRLRHTIFGDDFTALQGLVRRATPKLTIPSPSMVHYRGGPAAIDRDVYPDIEEFWSDLSAAYAEQVRRLGELGCTYLQFDDTSLAYLNDPEQRVEIARRGDDAEHLHERYVRQINKALVGKPEGMSVTTHMCRGNFRSSWAAEGGYDFVAEALFGGLAVDGFFLEYDDERSGGFEPLRFVPKGKLVVLGLVTTKRGQLEDKDQLKRRIEEASRFVPIEQLCLSPQCGFSSTVEGNVLSYEEQVAKLRLIVETAREVWG from the coding sequence CCGGGCCGACCACGTCGGTAGCCTCCTGCGTCCGCCGCGGCTCCTGGCCGCGCGTGAGCAGCACGCCGCTGGGCGCATCTCCGCCGACCAGTTGCGCGCGGTCGAGGACGAGGCCATCGCCGAGGTGGTGGCCATGCAGGAGGACGTCGGCCTCCAGTCGGCCACCGACGGGGAGTTCCGCCGCAGCTCCTGGCACATGGACTACATCTACCAGCTGGGCGGCGTCAGTCGCGGCCAGGAGCAGCTCAAGGTCCGGTTCCGCAACCAGGACGGGACGCTCGAGTTCCTGTCGGCGGCGCTCCGGATCGACGGCAAGATCCGCCTCCGCCACACCATCTTTGGTGACGACTTCACCGCGCTGCAGGGGCTGGTCCGGAGGGCGACGCCGAAACTCACCATCCCCTCGCCGAGCATGGTCCACTACCGCGGCGGGCCGGCCGCGATCGACCGTGACGTCTACCCCGACATCGAGGAGTTCTGGAGCGACCTCAGCGCCGCCTATGCCGAGCAGGTCCGCCGTCTGGGCGAGCTCGGCTGTACCTACCTCCAGTTCGACGACACGAGCCTGGCCTATCTCAACGACCCCGAGCAGCGGGTGGAGATCGCCCGTCGCGGCGACGACGCCGAGCACCTGCACGAGCGCTACGTCCGCCAGATCAACAAGGCGCTGGTCGGCAAGCCCGAGGGCATGTCGGTGACCACCCATATGTGCCGGGGCAACTTCCGTTCCTCATGGGCCGCCGAGGGCGGCTACGACTTCGTTGCCGAGGCGCTGTTCGGCGGGTTGGCGGTCGACGGCTTCTTCCTGGAGTACGACGACGAGCGGTCGGGCGGATTCGAGCCGCTGCGGTTCGTCCCCAAGGGGAAGCTGGTCGTGCTCGGCCTGGTGACCACCAAGCGCGGCCAGCTGGAGGACAAGGACCAGCTCAAACGCCGCATCGAGGAGGCCAGCCGCTTCGTGCCCATCGAGCAGCTGTGCCTGTCGCCCCAGTGCGGCTTCTCCTCGACCGTTGAGGGCAACGTGCTCAGCTACGAGGAGCAGGTGGCCAAGCTCCGTCTGATCGTGGAGACCGCCAGGGAGGTCTGGGGGTGA